Proteins found in one Aspergillus puulaauensis MK2 DNA, chromosome 8, nearly complete sequence genomic segment:
- a CDS encoding uncharacterized protein (COG:Q;~EggNog:ENOG410PUWG;~InterPro:IPR036291,IPR002347,IPR020904;~PFAM:PF00106,PF13561;~go_function: GO:0016491 - oxidoreductase activity [Evidence IEA];~go_process: GO:0055114 - oxidation-reduction process [Evidence IEA]), protein MPNLPPYQYTGPVDCTIPPDPSKLKGKSVIVTGGMLSSICIKYLPDQCIGANGMGETTVRKFAAAGAFITIADLNVERGEQVARELAPNAQFVKCNIVNWDEQVQVFEAAIANSPNKSCDIVIANAGISRASGDSLWPLDDINAPPVKPTLSIVDVNLTGTLYTWKLAVHYFRKQPDTEDRDRCFIITGSMVAWIDSPANWQYTCTKYALRGLMRVARRNSWEQGIRINYVAPCYIKSAIRSPTYEAELIGKGVEFAPQEDVAKCFMRVATDRTMNGHSLMITPASIAKEGFKDVDMDDHTEGYFKDTQELQLRIIEDQWVEGWSKGRTPEGGLKS, encoded by the exons ATGCCCAACCTCCCTCCGTACCAATACACCGGCCCGGTGGACTGCACCATCCCACCGGACCCAAGCAAGCTCAAGGGGAAGAGTGTTATCGTGACTGGGGGTATGCTCTCCTCAATCTGTATCAAGTATCTTCCTGACCAGTGTATAGGCGCTAATGGCATGGGCGAGACAACCGTCCGCAAGTTCGCAGCAGCTGG CGCCTTCATAACAATCGCAGATCTGAATGTCGAACGCGGCGAGCAAGTCGCGAGAGAACTCGCACC AAACGCACAATTCGTCAAATGCAACATCGTAAACTGGGACGAACAAGTGCAAGTCTTCGAAGCCGCAATCGCAAACTCACCAAACAAGAGCTGCGACATCGTCATTGCAAACGCGGGCATTAGTCGTGCCAGTGGGGATTCGCTGTGGCCGCTGGATG ATATAAATGCACCGCCCGTAAAACCAACCCTGAGTATCGTCGACGTGAACCTCACAGGAACACTGTATACATGGAAACTAGCGGTGCATTACTTTCGCAAGCAGCCTGATACCGAAGACCGGGATAGGTGCTTTATCATTACGGGGAGTATGGTGGCGTGGATTGACTCGCCG GCAAACTGGCAATACACCTGCACGAAATACGCGCTGCGGGGACTGATGAGGGTCGCCAGGCGGAACTCGTGGGAGCAGGGAATCAGGATTAATTATGTGGCGCCTTG CTACATCAAAAGCGCCATCCGCAGCCCAACCTACGAAGCCGAGCTCATCGGCAAAGGCGTCGAATTCGCGCCCCAGGAAGACGTCGCCAAGTGTTTTATGCGGGTTGCGACGGATCGGACTATGAATG GCCACTCGCTGATGATTACCCCGGCTTCCATTGCGAAGGAGGGATTCAAGGATGTAGATATGGATGACCACACCGAAGGATACTTTAAGGATACacaggagctgcagctgagGATTATTGAGGATCAGTGGGTGGAGGGCTGGAGTAAGGGGAGGACACCGGAGGGAGGGCTTAAATCTTGA
- a CDS encoding uncharacterized protein (COG:S;~EggNog:ENOG410PGRY;~InterPro:IPR012962,IPR024079;~MEROPS:MER0011907;~go_function: GO:0008233 - peptidase activity [Evidence IEA];~go_function: GO:0008237 - metallopeptidase activity [Evidence IEA];~go_process: GO:0006508 - proteolysis [Evidence IEA]), with amino-acid sequence MPPKQQLPCPHDKITYTPSPHARQVNYYQPSKQERQNATKLAPSSSSSASASKRKSSVLAPPTRTDLENFPGPLVLPGDDLAFDPEYPPQSFQEWLDEEERNPVTPRRKTIYFVEAPGVDSRVSEVEAWTRPNVPDLDSHSAGAVAPPASEDVTDYLAAFFHGLSVKHLNMPKGRWNFTPWIDNEDEDTPPTKKPKRTPTLKHIGLTTPTEQIRIRTRTCPDGLYSRQLNLDDLLDVAIAILPKDAYALCMVVNHDLYEDDEDSFVCGRAYGGSRVAVVSAARYNPVIDGVQGVERGHAWPGSHCGGFVEDVCREWDCGDRRKKKKNKAKGKGSSNEPEPAATVSLKREGPLEHAMHVLRQAQPQSHSVQMAGDSESQWQSALWLWRIIRTTSHELCHCLGIDHCVYYACIMQGSASLSEDTRQPPYLCPVDLAKVLCATGSGVEERDRALLRYCEQKMQEFVYSRAFAAWLRASLGSGNGVKGNQEVIVIDD; translated from the coding sequence ATGCCCCCAAAGCAACAACTACCATGCCCTCATGACAAAATAACATATACCCCTTCCCCACACGCCAGACAGGTAAACTACTACCAACCCTCAAAACAAGAACGGCAAAATGCCACGAAACTAGcaccatcctcgtcatcatcagcatcagcatcaaaACGCAAATCGTCAGTGCTAGCACCACCTACACGAACTGATTTAGAGAATTTTCCTGGCCCGCTCGTCCTCCCAGGAGACGATCTGGCGTTTGACCCGGAGTACCCCCCGCAATCATTCCAGGAGTGgctcgacgaggaggagcgcaATCCTGTCACCCCACGGAGGAAAACAATTTACTTTGTTGAGGCTCCTGGTGTGGATAGCCGGGTTAGCGAGGTTGAGGCCTGGACGAGGCCAAATGTACCTGACCTGGATTCGCATTCTGCGGGAGCGGTAGCACCGCCAGCATCAGAGGATGTAACCGACTATTTAGCGGCATTCTTCCACGGTCTATCGGTGAAACATCTCAATATGCCCAAGGGCAGGTGGAACTTCACCCCGTGGATAGAtaatgaggacgaggacacGCCTCCAACCAAAAAGCCTAAACGCACACCTACACTTAAACACATCGGCCTCACAACGCCCACAGAACAAATCCGGATTCGCACGCGTACTTGCCCAGACGGGCTCTATAGCAGACAGCTTAACCTGGACGACCTGCTAGACGTGGCCATTGCAATCCTGCCCAAGGATGCATACGCGCTGTGTATGGTTGTGAACCACGACCTgtacgaagacgacgaggacagtTTTGTCTGCGGGCGCGCGTATGGCGGGAGCcgggttgctgttgtttcgGCGGCGAGGTATAATCCGGTGATTGATGGGGTGCAGGGGGTTGAGAGGGGGCATGCGTGGCCTGGATCGCATTGTGGGGGGTTTGTTGAGGATGTTTGTAGGGAATGGGATTGTGGTGataggaggaagaagaagaagaataaggcaaagggaaagggTTCTAGTAATGAACCTGAACCTGCTGCCACTGTGTCCTTGAAACGAGAAGGACCGCTTGAACACGCAATGCACGTCCTCAGACAAGCTCAACCGCAATCTCACTCTGTACAGATGGCCGGTGATAGCGAGTCGCAGTGGCAGTCGGcgctctggctctggcgtATAATCCGCACGACGAGCCACGAGCTCTGCCACTGTCTCGGCATCGACCACTGTGTGTACTATGCCTGTATAATGCAGGGCAGTGCCTCGTTATCCGAGGACACGCGGCAGCCGCCGTATCTGTGTCCGGTGGATTTGGCGAAGGTGCTGTGTGCGACGGggtctggggttgaggagaggGATAGGGCGTTGCTGAGGTATTGTGAGCAGAAGATGCAAGAGTTTGTGTATTCAAGGGCGTTTGCGGCGTGGTTGAGGGCGTCTTTAGGGAGCGGGAATGGGGTCAAGGGCAATCAGGAGGTGATTGTTATTGATGATTGA
- a CDS encoding uncharacterized protein (COG:S;~EggNog:ENOG410PNVX;~TransMembrane:6 (o25-48i55-73o85-108i120-144o164-182i202-230o)), producing MTVDLTQPPDGLIGGYQGNNTNVKIVVVTFSSLALYNALELIILIFFTFQRYNGLYFWTMLLSGIFGVIPHAVGYLLEFFGLGPGWLGVTISTIGFYFMVPTQSIVLYSRLHLVNQNRKLLRFVLWLIIIDTIILIVPTTVLTYSTVYVRSTSIVMGYNVMERMQVAWFCAQEILISSIYIWETSKLLHLRPEKNTRRTRVLYELLAINLIIIAMDVALLVLEYIGLWYLQTTLKAAVYSIKLKLECGVLRKLVEIVQPHRQDTSSTEQEQFPAFVNPENIVGDVTHAAPAQRLQHYPWANSVESFGLSDRRRAASVASTFSQPTNPPP from the coding sequence ATGACGGTCGACCTAACACAACCCCCAGATGGACTCATTGGAGGCTACCAGGGCAACAACACAAACGTCAAGATCGTCGTCGTTACGTTCTCCTCGCTCGCTCTGTACAACGCGTTGGAATTGATCattctcatcttcttcacatTCCAGCGCTACAATGGGCTGTACTTCTGGACCATGCTGCTATCCGGCATCTTCGGTGTCATCCCCCACGCCGTTGGATACCTGCTGGAATTCTTCGGACTCGGTCCTGGATGGCTGGGTGTGACGATATCGACAATTGGCTTCTACTTCATGGTCCCTACTCAATCCATCGTGCTCTACTCGCGACTCCATCTGGTCAATCAAAAtcgcaagctcctccgcTTCGTCCTTTGGCTTATCATAATCGACACCATTATCCTCATAGTTCCGACCACAGTCCTCACCTACTCCACCGTCTACGTCCGTTCGACTTCGATAGTCATGGGTTACAATGTCATGGAGCGGATGCAGGTCGCCTGGTTCTGCGCGCAGGAAATCCTCATCTCGTCGATTTACATCTGGGAAACGTCCAAACTCTTACACCTCCGGCCGGAAAAGAACACCCGCCGCACCCGCGTTCTCTACGAGCTCCTCGCGatcaacctcatcatcatcgccatggacGTTGCTCTTCTCGTGCTTGAATACATTGGATTGTGGTACCTGCAGACGACACTCAAGGCCGCTGTGTACAGcatcaagctcaagctcgaATGTGGAGTGTTGCGCAAACTCGTCGAGATCGTGCAGCCCCACCGACAAGATACAAGCTCCACGGAGCAGGAGCAGTTCCCGGCGTTTGTCAATCCAGAGAACATCGTCGGCGATGTCACGCACGCTGCTCCTGCACAACGGCTCCAACATTACCCGTGGGCCAACTCCGTCGAGAGTTTTGGCCTCTCGGATCGCAGACGCGCGGCCTCTGTTGCGTCTACGTTCTCTCAACCTACTAACCCGCCTCCCTGA
- a CDS encoding glycoside hydrolase family 88/105 protein (CAZy:GH105;~COG:S;~EggNog:ENOG410PGQV;~InterPro:IPR008928,IPR010905,IPR012341;~PFAM:PF07470;~go_process: GO:0005975 - carbohydrate metabolic process [Evidence IEA]) codes for MSLTPPQARTTIDRLINNLINIKDTTGKFLLHLEDGRIIDTKSWAGWEWTHGIGLYGIWKYYEITGDAALLRIIEDWFSARLAEGTTKNINTMAVFLTLAYVYEKTGNQTYLPWLDAWAEWAMHDLPRTPYGGMAHITYLSENHHHQQLWDDTLMMTVLPLAKIGKLLNRPAYVAEAKRQFLIHIKYLFDAKTGLFFHGWEFNSDQSTAAGHNFADARWARGNSWVTIVIPEFIELLDLQPEDPIRVHLVDTLVAQVEALKRLQTEDGYWRTLLDHEDSYVESSATAGFAWGILKAVRKRYISGEYRAVAEKAIKAVLGKIDQDGELQNTSFGTGMGDSLDFYKQIPLTSMPYGQAMAQGALVEWLRGTF; via the coding sequence ATGTCGCTCACACCCCCCCAAGCCCGCACCACAATCGAccgcctcatcaacaacctaATAAACATAAAAGACACCACCGGAAAATTCCTCCTGCACCTCGAAGACGGGCGCATAATCGACACAAAATCCTGGGCCGGCTGGGAATGGACGCACGGCATCGGGCTCTACGGAATATGGAAATACTACGAAATCACCGGCGACGCCGCCCTGCTCCGCATAATCGAGGACTGGTTCTCCGCGCGCCTCGCCGAGGGCACAACCAagaacatcaacaccatggccgtctTCCTCACGCTGGCCTACGTCTATGAGAAAACGGGGAATCAGACGTATCTGCCCTGGTTGGATGCTTGGGCGGAATGGGCCATGCATGACCTCCCGCGCACGCCCTATGGCGGAATGGCTCACATCACCTATCTCTCTGAgaaccatcaccaccagcagctgtGGGACGATAcgctgatgatgacggtgttgCCGCTAGCGAAGATCGGGAAGCTGCTGAACCGGCCTGCATACGTCGCCGAAGCGAAGCGGCAGTTCCTCATCCATATCAAGTACCTATTCGACGCGAAAACTGGGTTGTTTTTCCACGGGTGGGAGTTCAATTCAGACCAGTCAACAGCGGCTGGGCATAACTTTGCCGATGCGCGGTGGGCGCGCGGGAATAGCTGGGTGACGATTGTGATCCCGGAGTTCattgagctgctggatttgCAGCCCGAGGATCCGATCCGGGTTCATCTGGTTGATACGCTTGTTGCGCAGGTGGAGGCGCTGAAGCGGCTGCAGACGGAGGATGGATACTGGCGCACGCTGCTTGACCATGAAGACTCGTATGTTGAGTCCTCTGCGACGGCGGGTTTTGCGTGGGGGATCCTGAAGGCTGTGCGCAAGCGGTATATCAGTGGGGAGTACCGAGCTGTTGCGGAGAAGGCGATTAAGGCGGTTTTGGGCAAGATTGACCAGGATGGCGAGTTGCAGAATACGAGCTTTGGGACGGGCATGGGTGATAGCTTGGACTTTTATAAGCAGATCCCGCTGACGAGTATGCCGTATGGGCAGGCCATGGCACAGGGGGCGCTTGTCGAGTGGTTACGGGGAACGTTTTGA
- a CDS encoding uncharacterized protein (COG:G;~EggNog:ENOG410Q86W;~InterPro:IPR020846,IPR011701,IPR036259;~PFAM:PF07690;~TransMembrane:12 (i71-97o109-127i139-156o168-189i201-222o234-253i301-326o338-358i365-385o397-417i429-445o457-482i);~go_function: GO:0022857 - transmembrane transporter activity [Evidence IEA];~go_process: GO:0055085 - transmembrane transport [Evidence IEA]) has translation MADNTELTSVPKEVKDAAHVERLPSYGEGMKKDHVDYSRVDKELAQYAGQEYIEVDEETSKRLRRMIDKRVLVIMILTYFLQALDKGTMSFSSIMGIREYAGLENGQKYSWLTTCIYIAVLFVEYPTNWIIQRVPIAKYLGVNIILWGAVLALHSACKTFPSLIAVRTLLGIFEAVCQPSFVLMSSMWYKREEQAETVTYWYMMNGTQQIVGGLLAYCFSLIGNDHDVKSFQALFMTYGCASVLWGFFVLWWLPDSPMRAKCFSEEDKRLMVERVRSNQTGIQNKKFRAYQIKEALLDPQIWCYCAIQIFTTLPTSGLGAFANIIIEGFEFTVLQTQLLAMVLGFYIIIVLLTSAWLVRKTGQNLYVMLGFIIPSYVGTIVLMTVENHNMGTKVGLLISYYITLSFWSAQTLGLSMVSRNIGGATKKSAVIAATFVSWAVGNAIGPQVFLDRDAPKYFIAFGVHLGCYVCLTISVIFLRWYLAHQNRKKDRLLREAGLDPNEQNLAHAFEDRTDQENMYFRYIY, from the exons ATGGCCGATAACACGGAATTAACGTCTGTGCCCAAGGAAGTCAAGGACGCCGCCCACGTCGAGCGGCTCCCGTCGTACGGCGAGGGCATGAAAAAGGACCATGTCGACTACTCGCGTGTTGACAAGGAGCTTGCTCAGTATGCGGGTCAGGAGTACatcgaggtcgacgaggagaCGAGCAAGCGCCTGCGCAGGATGATTGACAAGCGTGTCTTGGTTATCATGATCTTGACGTACTTCCTGCAGGCCCTGGACAAGGGAACCATGTCGTTCTCGTCCATCATGGGCATTAGAGAGTACGCTGGTCTTGAGAACGGCCAAAAG TACTCCTGGCTCACGACCTGTATCTACATCGCCGTGCTCTTTGTCGAATACCCTACCAACTGGATCATCCAGCGAGTCCCTATCGCGAAATACCTCGGCGTCAATATTATTCTCTGGGGTGCAGTTTTGGCTTTGCACAGTGCCTGCAAGACATTCCCTAGCTTGATTGCTGTGCGCACCCTGCTGGGTATCTTCGAAGCCGTCTGCCAGCCCTCCTTCGTCCTGATGTCCAGCATGTGGTATAAACGCGAGGAGCAGGCTGAAACCGTGACATACTG GTACATGATGAACGGCACCCAGCAGATCGTCGGCGGTCTGCTCGCATACTGCTTCAGCCTGATCGGAAACGACCATGACGTCAAGTCCTTCCAGGCCCTATTCATGACCTACGGTTGCGCCTCCGTGCTCTGGGGCTTCTTCGTGCTTTGGTGGCTGCCCGACTCGCCCATGCGCGCCAAATGCTTCAGCGAAGAAGACAAGCGTCTCATGGTCGAACGTGTGCGATCCAACCAGACCGGtatccagaacaagaaaTTCCGCGCATACCAGATCAAAGAAGCCCTGCTTGACCCGCAGATCTGGTGCTACTGTGCTATTCAGATCTTCACGACCCTGCCTACCAGTGGTCTGGGTGCGTTTGcgaacatcatcatcgaggGCTTCGAATTCACCGTCCTCCAAACTCAGCTACTGGCGATGGTTCTGGGTTTCTATATCATTATCGTCCTTTTGACGTCAGCTTGGCTCGTCCGCAAGACCGGACAGAACCTCTACGTCATGCTGGGCTTTATCATCCC ATCCTACGTCGGCACAATCGTCCTCATGACCGTCGAAAACCACAACATGGGCACCAAGGTCGGTCTCCTGATCAGCTACTACATCACACTGTCATTCTGGTCCGCGCAGACCCTCGGCCTGTCCATGGTATCTCGCAACATCGGCGGCGCAACGAAGAAATCCGCCGTCATCGCCGCGACGTTCGTCTCGTGGGCTGTGGGTAATGCTATCGGCCCGCAGGTGTTCCTGGACCGCGATGCGCCCAAGTACTTTATTGCCTTTGGGGTGCATCTTGGGTGTTATGTTTGCTTGACCATCTCTGTTATCTTCTTGCGCTGGTATCTTGCGCACCAGAATAGGAAGAAGGATAGGTTGTTGAGGGAGGCGGGCTTGGATCCGAATGAGCAGAA